Proteins from a genomic interval of Mycolicibacterium grossiae:
- a CDS encoding TIGR03617 family F420-dependent LLM class oxidoreductase has protein sequence MTALFGPTDAQQRAAALREAGASGVFTFEGPHDVFTPLTLASTVGGLDLMTNVAIAFPRNPIHLAHQAIDHQVLSGGRFTLGLGTQIRTQIEKRFGAAFDRPVARMTELVGALRDIFATWSTGERLDFRGEFYRHTLMTPNFTPRVMPETLPPIYVGALGPRLTRATAEVADGLLVMPFGSKRFLHEVTLRNVTEGLAAAGRDRSDLAIVPEIIVSVTSDANPDHASTRQLLAFYGSTPAYRPVLDTHGWGDLQPELHALSKQGRWREMGGLIDDDVLHTIAACGTPAQVAAHIADRVAGVADDVCIYQPGPIDVGALAQIVDALRT, from the coding sequence ATGACGGCGCTGTTCGGACCGACGGATGCTCAGCAGCGGGCCGCGGCCCTGCGCGAGGCGGGCGCCAGCGGCGTCTTCACGTTCGAGGGCCCGCACGACGTGTTCACCCCGCTCACGCTGGCGTCCACCGTGGGCGGCCTGGACCTCATGACCAACGTGGCGATCGCGTTCCCGCGCAACCCCATTCACCTCGCACACCAGGCGATCGACCACCAGGTGCTCTCCGGCGGCCGGTTCACCCTCGGGCTCGGCACGCAGATCCGCACGCAGATCGAGAAGCGCTTCGGCGCCGCATTCGACCGCCCGGTGGCGCGGATGACCGAGCTGGTGGGCGCGCTGCGCGACATCTTCGCCACGTGGTCGACGGGGGAGCGGCTGGACTTCCGCGGCGAGTTCTACCGGCACACGCTGATGACGCCGAACTTCACCCCGCGCGTCATGCCCGAGACGCTGCCGCCGATCTACGTCGGTGCGCTCGGGCCGCGGCTCACCCGCGCCACCGCCGAGGTGGCCGACGGCCTGCTGGTCATGCCGTTCGGCTCCAAGCGCTTCCTGCACGAGGTGACCCTGCGCAACGTCACCGAGGGCCTCGCAGCGGCCGGGCGGGACCGCAGCGATCTCGCGATCGTGCCCGAGATCATCGTGTCGGTGACCTCGGACGCCAACCCCGACCACGCGTCCACGCGGCAACTGCTGGCCTTCTACGGGTCCACGCCGGCCTACCGGCCGGTGCTCGACACCCACGGCTGGGGTGACCTGCAACCCGAGCTGCACGCCCTGTCCAAGCAGGGCCGCTGGCGGGAGATGGGCGGGCTCATCGACGACGACGTGCTGCACACCATCGCCGCCTGCGGCACCCCGGCGCAGGTGGCCGCGCACATCGCCGACCGGGTGGCCGGCGTCGCGGACGACGTGTGCATCTACCAGCCCGGTCCGATCGACGTCGGCGCGCTCGCGCAGATCGTTGACGCGCTGCGGACGTGA
- a CDS encoding flavin-containing monooxygenase: MGSGDPHLDAETSTDTGIEDVDVLIVGAGISGIGAAYRIAERNPGLRYLVLERRERIGGTWDLFRYPGIRSDSDIFTLSYPFEPWTRPENVADGADIREYLTTTARKHGIARHIRFNTHVTSAEWDSTTDTWTLRTRPDGAAGPEKAYRGRFLFCGTGYYSYDDPHRPDFPGVEDFTGRVVHPQFWPEDLDTTGKDVVVIGSGATAISLVPALSRTAAHVTMLQRSPTYMMSMPRIDPMVHAIRKVLPRKASHAVVRLRNAWFHVLSYFMFRKLPRFGRWLVRNRTIAALPPGYEVDVHFKPRYDPWDQRMCLVLDHDLFEDISAGRASVVTDRIDHFDAAGIVLESGQRIDADVVVSATGLTLQALGGIALVVDGQPVNPADRFVYKEYLLEDVPNMAWCIGYTNASWTLRADMTAKAVAKLLAYMGERGYTHAYPHLGDAAIEEKPTFDLEANYIKRAPHALPRSGTRRPWHVRHNYVLDLIDHRFDHIEESMVFGRAPAPAAHPAQDPAGAAVG, translated from the coding sequence ATGGGCAGCGGTGACCCCCACCTCGACGCCGAGACCAGCACCGACACCGGCATTGAGGACGTCGACGTCCTGATCGTCGGCGCCGGTATTTCGGGCATCGGCGCGGCGTACCGGATCGCCGAACGCAACCCCGGCCTGCGCTACCTCGTCCTGGAACGGCGCGAGCGGATCGGCGGCACGTGGGACCTGTTCCGCTATCCCGGCATCCGCTCCGACAGCGACATCTTCACGCTGAGCTACCCGTTCGAGCCGTGGACCCGCCCGGAGAACGTCGCCGACGGCGCCGACATCCGCGAGTACCTGACCACCACCGCGCGCAAGCACGGCATCGCCCGCCACATCCGGTTCAACACCCACGTCACGTCGGCCGAGTGGGATTCCACCACCGACACCTGGACCTTGCGTACTCGCCCGGACGGCGCCGCCGGACCGGAGAAGGCGTACCGGGGCCGGTTCCTGTTCTGCGGTACCGGCTACTACAGCTACGACGACCCGCACCGCCCCGACTTCCCCGGCGTGGAGGACTTCACCGGACGGGTCGTGCACCCGCAGTTCTGGCCCGAGGACCTCGACACCACGGGCAAGGACGTCGTGGTGATCGGGAGCGGCGCCACCGCGATCAGCCTGGTGCCCGCCCTGTCCCGCACGGCCGCCCACGTCACCATGCTGCAACGCTCGCCGACCTACATGATGTCGATGCCGCGCATCGACCCGATGGTGCACGCGATCCGCAAGGTGCTGCCGCGCAAGGCCTCTCATGCGGTCGTCCGGCTGCGCAACGCGTGGTTCCACGTGCTGAGCTACTTCATGTTCCGCAAGCTGCCCAGGTTCGGCCGCTGGCTGGTCCGCAACCGGACCATCGCCGCCCTGCCGCCGGGCTACGAGGTGGACGTGCACTTCAAGCCGCGCTACGACCCGTGGGATCAGCGCATGTGCCTGGTGCTGGACCACGATCTCTTCGAGGACATCTCCGCGGGCCGCGCCTCGGTGGTCACCGACCGCATCGACCACTTCGACGCCGCCGGCATCGTGCTCGAGTCCGGGCAGCGGATCGACGCCGACGTCGTCGTCAGCGCCACCGGCCTCACGCTGCAGGCGCTCGGTGGCATCGCGCTGGTGGTCGACGGCCAACCGGTGAACCCCGCCGACCGGTTCGTCTACAAGGAGTACCTGCTCGAGGACGTGCCGAACATGGCGTGGTGCATCGGCTACACCAACGCGTCGTGGACGCTGCGCGCCGACATGACCGCCAAGGCCGTCGCGAAGCTGCTCGCCTACATGGGCGAGCGTGGCTACACCCACGCCTACCCGCACTTGGGGGACGCGGCCATCGAGGAGAAGCCCACGTTCGACCTCGAGGCCAACTACATCAAGCGGGCACCGCACGCCCTGCCGCGCTCGGGCACCCGGCGGCCGTGGCACGTCCGGCACAACTACGTGCTCGACCTGATCGACCACCGGTTCGACCACATCGAGGAGTCGATGGTGTTCGGCCGCGCGCCCGCACCCGCCGCCCACCCGGCGCAGGACCCGGCGGGCGCCGCGGTCGGCTGA